One Blattabacterium cuenoti DNA window includes the following coding sequences:
- the accC gene encoding acetyl-CoA carboxylase biotin carboxylase subunit, producing the protein MSIKILIANRGEIALRIIRTVKEMGLKTVAIYSTADKYGLHVHFADEAVCIGPPDPKKSYLNIPNIISAAEITNSDAIHPGYGFLSESAYFSSMCNKHGIKFIGAQPNHMMKMANKIYAKKTMMKAGIHCIPGTNCFINSSYKDVEKIADKIGYPIIIKSVYGGGGKGIRSVFEKNDLKICWGEAKKESLSFFGKKDVYIEKLIIDPRHIEIQIMGDSYGNICHLSERDCSIQRRNQKLLEETPSPFITPYLRKKMGEKSIKAAEFIHYEGIGTIEFLVDKNKNFYFMEMNPRIQVEHPITEETVGIDLVQEQISIAYGKKLSKKNYYPKMCSIECRINAEDPSNNFRPSPGKITQLHFPGGKGVRIDTHIYSGYYISHYYDSMIAKLISTEKNREKAIKKMHRCLDEFVIEGIHTSIQFQKNLIQNNDFMKGDYNTNFIKKI; encoded by the coding sequence ATGTCAATAAAAATATTAATAGCTAATAGAGGTGAAATAGCTTTGCGTATAATAAGAACAGTTAAAGAAATGGGATTAAAAACAGTTGCAATTTATTCTACTGCAGATAAGTATGGTTTACATGTTCATTTTGCGGATGAGGCTGTTTGTATAGGACCTCCTGATCCAAAAAAATCTTATTTGAATATTCCTAATATAATTTCTGCAGCAGAAATTACAAATTCTGATGCTATTCATCCTGGATATGGTTTTCTCTCTGAGAGTGCATATTTTTCATCTATGTGTAATAAACATGGAATTAAATTTATTGGTGCTCAACCTAATCACATGATGAAAATGGCTAATAAAATTTATGCAAAAAAAACAATGATGAAAGCTGGTATTCATTGTATTCCTGGAACTAATTGTTTTATTAATTCTTCTTATAAGGACGTAGAAAAAATAGCTGATAAAATAGGATATCCTATTATTATAAAATCTGTATATGGAGGTGGAGGAAAAGGAATAAGATCTGTTTTTGAAAAAAATGATTTAAAAATATGTTGGGGAGAAGCAAAAAAAGAATCTTTATCCTTTTTTGGAAAAAAAGATGTTTATATAGAAAAATTAATAATCGATCCTAGGCATATTGAAATCCAAATAATGGGAGATTCTTATGGAAATATTTGTCATTTATCCGAAAGAGATTGTTCTATTCAAAGAAGAAATCAAAAATTATTGGAAGAAACTCCATCACCGTTTATTACACCCTATTTAAGAAAAAAAATGGGTGAAAAATCAATAAAGGCAGCTGAATTTATTCATTACGAAGGAATAGGAACTATAGAATTTTTAGTAGATAAAAATAAAAATTTTTATTTCATGGAAATGAATCCAAGGATTCAAGTAGAACATCCTATAACAGAAGAAACTGTAGGCATTGATTTAGTTCAAGAACAAATATCAATAGCATATGGAAAAAAATTATCGAAAAAAAATTATTATCCTAAAATGTGTTCAATAGAATGTAGAATAAATGCTGAAGACCCTAGTAATAATTTTAGACCATCTCCTGGAAAAATAACTCAACTTCATTTTCCAGGGGGGAAAGGAGTAAGAATTGATACTCATATATACTCAGGTTATTATATTTCACATTATTATGATTCTATGATAGCAAAACTTATTTCAACAGAAAAAAATAGAGAAAAAGCAATAAAAAAAATGCATAGATGCTTAGATGAATTTGTAATTGAAGGAATCCATACTAGCATACAATTTCAAAAAAATTTAATACAAAATAATGATTTTATGAAAGGAGATTATAATACAAATTTTATAAAAAAAATTTAG
- a CDS encoding dihydroorotate oxidase yields MKKIDISTKINNIKLSSCIMNASGALCRTEKELSNLLDSSSGALVTKSCTTNLRDGNKKPRYFEWNIGSINSMGLPNLGIDFYIDFLKKKKINKPIFLSISGFSLKENYFLIKKANLISNISALEINLSCPNIVNKREIFGYNFFYVSKFLKNVFKFNKKPLGIKLPPYFNEIHIKNMASIINRYPIGFITCVNSIPNGLYVNSYTESVVISPNNGFGGIGGKIIKPFALSNVSKFFSFLRKDISIIGCGGISSGQDVFDYILCGASAVQVGTQFIKEGISIFDRLKKELKEFLKKKNYFSIKHFLGNLKKIC; encoded by the coding sequence ATGAAAAAAATAGATATTTCCACCAAAATTAATAATATAAAATTATCATCATGTATTATGAACGCATCTGGAGCATTATGTAGAACAGAAAAAGAATTATCTAATCTATTAGATAGTTCTTCTGGAGCATTAGTAACAAAAAGTTGTACTACAAATTTAAGAGATGGTAATAAAAAACCAAGATATTTTGAATGGAATATTGGAAGTATTAATTCAATGGGATTACCAAATCTTGGAATAGATTTTTACATAGATTTTTTAAAAAAAAAAAAAATTAATAAACCTATTTTTTTATCTATATCTGGATTTTCTTTAAAAGAAAATTATTTTTTAATAAAAAAAGCAAATTTAATATCTAATATTAGTGCTTTAGAAATAAATTTATCTTGTCCAAATATTGTAAATAAAAGAGAAATATTTGGATACAATTTTTTTTATGTATCTAAATTTTTAAAAAATGTATTTAAATTTAATAAAAAACCTTTGGGAATCAAATTACCTCCTTATTTTAATGAAATTCATATAAAAAATATGGCATCTATTATAAATAGATATCCTATTGGATTTATTACATGTGTTAATAGTATTCCAAATGGATTATATGTAAATTCATATACAGAATCTGTGGTAATTAGTCCAAACAATGGTTTTGGTGGTATAGGAGGAAAAATAATTAAACCATTTGCATTATCAAATGTTTCAAAATTTTTTTCTTTTTTGAGAAAAGATATTTCAATAATAGGATGTGGAGGAATTTCTTCTGGACAAGATGTGTTTGATTATATATTGTGTGGGGCTTCTGCAGTACAGGTAGGAACACAATTTATAAAAGAAGGAATATCAATTTTTGATAGATTAAAAAAAGAATTAAAAGAATTTTTAAAAAAAAAAAATTATTTTTCTATAAAACATTTTTTAGGAAATTTAAAAAAAATTTGTTGA
- a CDS encoding lysophospholipid acyltransferase family protein has translation MKFIKLPFILLWRIWFFIINIFLIPLWAGASIPFLFNEKYYHIAYWFHQMWARSNLLLMGFWYILDKEKEILDNNKQYMIISNHTSIIDIMLIFSIMRNHPLVFVGKSELSKIPIFGFVYRKSNILIERDNISSCVNVFKQIQKKINCGKSICIFPEGGVLNKKHSIYLNPFKKGAFFVAILNKLPIVPFTIADIKTKFPSFFVIKGAPGKIRIKQHHSISTRNLSLKDKNFLKKKCFDIIKNQLKVFYEKKYVN, from the coding sequence ATGAAATTTATAAAATTACCATTTATATTATTATGGAGAATATGGTTTTTTATTATTAACATATTTTTAATTCCGTTATGGGCAGGTGCATCAATTCCTTTTTTATTTAATGAAAAATATTATCATATTGCATATTGGTTTCATCAAATGTGGGCTAGAAGTAATTTATTACTAATGGGATTTTGGTATATTTTAGATAAAGAAAAAGAAATATTAGATAATAATAAACAATATATGATAATTAGTAACCATACTTCTATCATAGATATAATGTTAATTTTTTCTATAATGAGAAATCATCCATTAGTTTTCGTAGGAAAATCGGAATTATCAAAAATCCCAATTTTTGGATTTGTTTATAGGAAAAGTAATATTCTTATAGAAAGAGATAACATATCCAGTTGTGTTAATGTATTTAAACAAATACAGAAGAAAATAAATTGCGGAAAAAGTATTTGTATTTTTCCAGAAGGTGGAGTTTTAAATAAAAAACACTCAATATATTTAAATCCTTTTAAAAAAGGAGCATTTTTTGTTGCCATTTTAAATAAATTACCTATTGTACCTTTTACTATAGCTGATATAAAAACAAAATTTCCTAGTTTTTTTGTTATAAAAGGTGCCCCAGGAAAAATAAGAATAAAACAACATCATTCTATTTCAACTAGAAACTTATCTTTAAAAGATAAAAATTTTTTAAAAAAAAAATGTTTTGATATAATTAAAAATCAATTAAAAGTCTTTTACGAAAAAAAATATGTGAATTAA
- the pyrE gene encoding orotate phosphoribosyltransferase, whose translation MEKKKKFFLSIYNLGIIKFGNFTLKSGINSPIYIDFRPIASKPKLLIELSHLLLELVPSNKFELICGVPYAALPIATALSLITNIPLIIKRKENKGYGTKQMIEGIYKKGQNCLLIEDVITSGDSLLKTIVDIEKEGLIIKNIISILDREQGGIDNIKNVGYKIQSLFRIKEVINILNDNDILDKKKIDYLYFFIKNKNKKDQIKKISYEEKKKNISHLIGKKLIDITLKKKSNLIVSLDLVYSEKILELVSLIGDKVCGIKLHSDIINDFSFSFINTIKKLSIKKEFLLLEDKKLCDINSTNFLQLHNGVHKILSWIDIITVHVIAGEHSIKNLDLPSNIGLITISEMSSIGQLLDDNYIRKVLNISLNNPKVIGTVAQRKVDNRLLLFTPGIQLSNNDRNNYTHPNIVFKKYYSDFIIIGKAIYKSIDPVKTIEEYRSIAWNAYESVL comes from the coding sequence ATGGAAAAAAAAAAAAAATTTTTTTTAAGTATATATAATTTAGGAATTATAAAATTTGGAAATTTTACATTAAAAAGTGGAATAAATTCTCCTATATATATTGATTTTAGACCAATAGCTTCTAAACCAAAATTATTAATAGAATTATCACATCTTTTATTAGAATTAGTTCCATCTAATAAATTTGAATTAATATGTGGTGTACCTTACGCAGCTTTACCTATAGCAACAGCATTATCTTTAATAACTAACATACCACTAATAATCAAAAGAAAAGAAAATAAAGGATATGGAACTAAACAAATGATTGAAGGAATTTATAAAAAAGGACAAAATTGTTTATTAATAGAAGATGTTATTACAAGTGGAGATAGTTTATTAAAAACTATAGTAGATATAGAAAAAGAAGGATTAATAATAAAAAATATAATATCAATTTTAGATAGAGAACAAGGAGGAATAGATAATATAAAAAATGTAGGTTATAAAATACAATCCTTATTTCGAATAAAAGAAGTTATTAATATATTAAATGATAATGATATTCTAGACAAAAAAAAAATTGATTATCTATATTTTTTTATAAAGAATAAAAACAAGAAAGATCAAATTAAAAAAATTTCTTATGAAGAGAAAAAGAAAAATATATCACATTTAATAGGAAAAAAATTAATTGATATAACGTTAAAAAAAAAAAGTAATTTAATCGTTTCATTAGATTTAGTTTATTCTGAAAAAATATTAGAATTGGTTAGTTTAATTGGAGATAAAGTTTGTGGAATAAAATTACATTCAGACATAATTAATGATTTTTCATTTTCATTTATAAATACTATTAAAAAATTATCTATAAAAAAAGAATTTCTTTTATTAGAAGATAAAAAACTATGTGATATAAATTCTACAAATTTTCTTCAACTCCATAATGGAGTACATAAAATTTTATCTTGGATAGATATTATAACTGTTCATGTCATAGCTGGTGAACATAGTATTAAAAATCTAGATTTACCATCTAATATAGGATTAATTACTATTTCAGAAATGTCTTCAATTGGACAATTACTTGACGATAATTATATAAGAAAAGTATTAAATATATCATTAAATAATCCAAAAGTTATTGGCACTGTTGCTCAAAGAAAAGTAGATAATAGGTTATTATTATTTACTCCTGGAATTCAATTATCTAATAATGATAGAAATAATTATACACATCCTAACATAGTATTTAAAAAATATTATAGTGATTTTATTATTATAGGAAAAGCTATATATAAATCTATTGATCCAGTAAAAACTATTGAAGAATATAGAAGTATAGCATGGAACGCATATGAATCTGTATTATGA
- a CDS encoding MarC family protein, which yields MKWINSLISCFMILFSIIDILGNAPIIMGFKSKGNIIDTKKVIITSLIIFLSFLFLGQPILKIIGIDIHSFSVAGSIVLFLIGIEMILGVDFHKVSKNTQTSIVPIAFPLIAGPGSLTTLVSLRATYDNTIIILSLLLNMIVVYFVIDKCDFIAKKIGNNGLDVLKKIFGIILLAFSVKIFGANAVILFQ from the coding sequence ATGAAATGGATTAATTCATTAATTAGTTGTTTTATGATACTATTTAGTATCATAGATATATTAGGAAACGCTCCGATTATTATGGGGTTTAAATCTAAAGGAAATATTATAGATACTAAAAAAGTTATAATTACTTCATTAATTATTTTTTTATCATTTTTATTTCTAGGTCAACCTATATTAAAAATTATAGGTATAGATATACATTCTTTTTCTGTTGCTGGATCTATTGTTTTATTTTTAATAGGAATAGAAATGATATTGGGAGTAGATTTTCATAAAGTATCAAAAAATACACAAACATCTATAGTTCCTATTGCATTTCCACTGATTGCTGGTCCCGGTTCATTAACTACATTAGTATCGTTGAGGGCAACTTATGATAATACAATTATAATTTTATCTTTATTACTGAATATGATAGTTGTTTATTTTGTTATTGATAAATGTGATTTTATAGCTAAAAAAATAGGAAATAATGGACTGGATGTTTTAAAAAAAATATTCGGGATTATTTTATTAGCTTTTTCTGTAAAAATTTTTGGAGCAAATGCAGTAATATTATTTCAATAA
- a CDS encoding peptide chain release factor 1: MKIKKYEIFIKKLEIYKNEFLKISKSIIQPNILSDKKKYKFLIEKYNELEKIFLLYNEFKKKIDFLKEADFIIKNDSDKEIIKFAITEKINLVKKLECIKNKLCEKIKYKKIKKDNYRNVILEIRSGTGGDEACLFVEDILRMYIMYFKKVNWGYKIINYQQGTKGYKEVIIDVYSKNKKHEIYGNLKFESGVHRVQRIPKTESQGRLHTSAITIAVLPKVENIEISINPVDIKKYTFRSSGAGGQHVNKTESAVRLVHLPSNIKVECQEERSQHKNFEKAMMVLKSKIYNNEIEKRLKDISTKRKSLILTGDRSVKIRTYNYHNNRVTDHRIHKSIHNLNEFMNGNIQEMINALRIEENKLKFL; encoded by the coding sequence ATGAAAATAAAAAAATATGAAATTTTTATTAAAAAATTAGAAATTTATAAAAATGAATTTTTAAAAATTTCTAAGAGTATTATACAACCTAATATTTTATCTGATAAAAAAAAATATAAGTTTCTAATAGAAAAATATAATGAATTAGAAAAAATATTTCTTCTTTATAATGAATTTAAAAAAAAAATTGATTTTTTAAAAGAAGCTGATTTTATTATAAAAAATGATTCAGATAAAGAAATTATAAAATTTGCAATAACAGAAAAGATTAATTTAGTTAAAAAATTAGAATGTATTAAAAACAAATTATGTGAAAAAATAAAATATAAAAAAATAAAAAAAGATAACTATAGAAATGTGATCTTAGAAATAAGATCTGGAACAGGTGGAGATGAAGCTTGTTTATTTGTAGAAGATATATTAAGAATGTACATTATGTACTTTAAAAAAGTAAATTGGGGATATAAAATTATTAATTATCAACAAGGAACTAAAGGATATAAGGAAGTAATAATAGATGTATATAGCAAAAACAAAAAACATGAAATATATGGAAATCTTAAATTTGAATCTGGAGTACATAGAGTACAAAGAATCCCAAAAACTGAATCTCAAGGAAGATTACATACTTCTGCAATAACAATAGCAGTTTTACCAAAAGTAGAAAATATAGAAATATCTATTAATCCAGTAGATATAAAAAAATATACTTTTAGATCTAGTGGAGCAGGAGGACAACATGTAAATAAAACAGAATCCGCAGTTAGACTTGTTCATTTACCGAGTAATATTAAAGTAGAATGTCAAGAAGAACGTTCTCAACATAAAAATTTTGAAAAAGCAATGATGGTTTTAAAATCAAAAATATATAATAATGAAATAGAAAAAAGATTAAAAGATATATCTACGAAGAGAAAATCATTAATTTTAACAGGAGATAGATCCGTAAAAATACGAACTTATAATTATCATAATAATAGAGTTACGGATCATAGAATACATAAATCTATTCATAATCTTAATGAATTTATGAATGGAAATATTCAAGAAATGATTAATGCATTAAGAATAGAAGAAAATAAATTAAAATTTCTATAA
- a CDS encoding DUF4293 family protein — translation MLYRIQSLYLSISILFYSFSISFLLNNRIIRYNRLQALSMSLTILCIILSLSSIILFKKRKIQLILNNINIILNTVSFLIILFFLDSEFYSYFFDAKKINFSLILFLFSSNILLYITNRTLKKEMKIIDSINRIR, via the coding sequence ATGTTATATAGAATACAATCATTATATTTATCAATATCAATTTTATTTTATTCTTTTTCTATATCTTTTTTATTAAATAATAGAATAATAAGATATAATAGATTACAAGCTTTATCTATGTCATTAACGATATTGTGTATAATTTTATCATTATCCAGTATTATTTTATTTAAAAAAAGAAAAATACAGTTAATATTAAATAATATTAATATTATTTTAAATACTGTTAGTTTTTTAATTATTTTATTTTTTTTAGATAGTGAATTTTACAGTTACTTTTTTGATGCAAAAAAAATTAATTTTTCTTTAATTTTATTTTTATTTTCATCTAATATACTTTTATATATAACAAATCGTACTCTTAAAAAAGAAATGAAAATTATTGATTCTATTAATAGAATACGATAA
- the proS gene encoding proline--tRNA ligase, translating to MINNKRNKNYSEWYNEIIHKSGLAEFSGIRGFMVIKPYGYSLWEIIKCELDKILKESGHQNIYFPLLISKSIFSKEKKHTNFFSDGCAVVTHSRIKKNNDQLIIDFKSKLKEELVIRPTSESIIWNTYKKWIQSYKDLPILLNQWGNAIRWEMRTKLFIRTSEFLWQEGHTAHSSKNEAIIEVKNILNIYTNFLKDFMAIPVIKGIKPYMDQFHGSENTYCIEALMQDGKSLQIGTTHFLGQNFSKAFHVKFTNHNGKKDYVWSTSWGMSTRLIGGLIMSHSDDKGLIIPPKIAPVQIVIIPIYNNEEKNNSFIEIIVKKLISTLNTNNLRIKYDNRKIFSPGWKFNEYEVKGVPIRIVIGKNEIKEKKIEIFRRDTCKKIYYSLDNNDNLIKFIMDLLNDIQKNIYKKALNRTKQSIVKIDCFKKFKDHINNFGGFILSHWDGTSDTGKIIQKKTEATIRCIPFDYGKEEGKCIYSGKYSPQRVIFSKSY from the coding sequence ATGATAAATAATAAAAGGAATAAAAATTATTCTGAATGGTATAATGAAATAATTCATAAATCTGGTTTAGCTGAATTTTCAGGTATACGTGGATTTATGGTAATAAAACCATATGGATATTCATTATGGGAAATAATAAAATGTGAATTAGATAAAATATTAAAAGAATCAGGACATCAAAATATTTATTTTCCACTTTTAATATCTAAATCTATTTTTTCAAAAGAAAAAAAACATACTAATTTTTTTTCTGATGGATGTGCTGTTGTTACACATTCTAGAATAAAAAAAAATAATGATCAATTAATTATTGATTTTAAATCTAAATTAAAAGAAGAATTAGTAATTAGACCTACTTCTGAAAGTATTATCTGGAATACATATAAAAAATGGATACAATCTTATAAAGATTTACCTATTTTATTAAATCAATGGGGTAATGCAATAAGATGGGAAATGCGGACAAAATTATTTATTAGAACATCCGAATTTTTATGGCAAGAAGGACATACTGCGCATTCTTCTAAAAATGAAGCAATAATTGAGGTAAAAAATATATTGAATATTTACACAAATTTTTTGAAAGATTTTATGGCAATACCGGTAATAAAAGGAATAAAACCGTATATGGACCAATTTCATGGGTCAGAAAATACGTACTGTATAGAAGCATTAATGCAAGATGGAAAATCATTACAAATTGGTACAACTCATTTTTTAGGACAAAATTTTTCTAAAGCTTTTCATGTAAAATTTACAAATCATAATGGAAAGAAAGATTATGTATGGTCTACATCTTGGGGAATGTCCACTAGATTAATTGGAGGTTTAATAATGTCACATTCGGATGATAAGGGATTAATTATACCTCCCAAAATTGCTCCAGTACAAATTGTAATTATTCCAATTTATAATAATGAAGAAAAAAATAATTCATTTATAGAAATAATAGTAAAAAAATTAATATCTACATTGAATACTAATAATTTAAGAATAAAATATGATAATAGAAAAATATTTTCTCCAGGATGGAAGTTTAATGAATATGAAGTAAAAGGAGTTCCAATAAGAATTGTTATTGGAAAAAATGAAATAAAAGAAAAAAAAATAGAGATTTTTAGAAGAGATACTTGTAAAAAGATTTATTATTCATTAGATAACAATGATAATTTAATTAAATTTATTATGGATTTATTGAATGATATACAAAAAAATATTTATAAAAAAGCCTTGAATAGAACTAAACAATCAATTGTTAAGATTGATTGTTTTAAAAAATTTAAAGATCATATAAATAATTTTGGAGGATTTATTTTATCTCATTGGGATGGTACATCTGATACAGGAAAAATAATACAAAAAAAAACAGAGGCAACTATACGTTGTATTCCGTTTGATTATGGAAAAGAAGAAGGAAAATGTATTTATTCTGGAAAATATTCTCCTCAAAGAGTTATTTTTTCAAAATCTTATTAA
- the rpmF gene encoding 50S ribosomal protein L32: MAHPKRKKSKSKRNNRRMHIKLKLPLLKKCLITNQIHLYHHAYWLDKKLYYKGKIVYEKK, translated from the coding sequence ATGGCACATCCAAAAAGAAAAAAATCTAAATCTAAAAGAAATAATCGAAGAATGCATATAAAATTAAAATTACCATTATTAAAAAAATGTTTAATTACTAATCAAATACATTTGTATCACCATGCTTATTGGTTAGATAAAAAATTATATTATAAAGGAAAAATAGTATATGAAAAAAAATAA
- a CDS encoding ribonuclease P protein component encodes MKKSVDRNRIRRIVRSSFFKNELILKKFFNKKIYVIIYYKSSIIHKYKDIDNSIKNIFNSKKLLLK; translated from the coding sequence ATTAAAAAATCTGTTGATAGAAATAGAATAAGGAGAATAGTTAGATCTTCTTTTTTTAAAAATGAATTAATATTAAAAAAATTTTTTAATAAAAAGATCTATGTAATCATCTATTACAAATCGTCAATAATTCACAAATATAAGGATATAGATAATTCAATTAAAAATATATTTAATTCAAAAAAATTATTATTGAAATAA
- a CDS encoding ribonuclease H family protein: MKKIIHIYTDGSSKGNPGPGGYGVFIEIFFKNFYSKKILSEGFRYTTNNRMELLAIIEGLKKIKIKNNIIIFTDSKYIIDSVQKNRIFHWEKNNFHKKKNIDLWKIFIKLFLINSISFQWIKSHNNNFCNDYCDRLSKTASKKINLKIDHIYEKISK; the protein is encoded by the coding sequence GTGAAAAAAATAATTCATATTTATACAGATGGATCTTCTAAGGGTAATCCAGGTCCTGGGGGATATGGAGTTTTTATTGAAATATTTTTTAAAAATTTTTATTCTAAAAAAATTTTATCTGAAGGTTTTCGTTATACTACGAACAACAGAATGGAATTACTTGCTATAATAGAAGGATTAAAAAAAATAAAAATAAAAAATAATATTATTATATTTACTGATTCTAAATATATTATAGATTCTGTTCAAAAAAATAGAATATTTCATTGGGAAAAAAATAATTTTCATAAAAAAAAAAATATAGATTTATGGAAAATATTTATTAAATTATTTTTGATAAACTCAATATCATTTCAATGGATAAAATCACATAACAATAATTTTTGTAATGATTATTGTGATCGATTATCTAAAACAGCTTCTAAAAAAATCAATCTAAAAATTGATCATATATATGAAAAAATTAGTAAATAA
- the accB gene encoding acetyl-CoA carboxylase biotin carboxyl carrier protein: protein MIKSLIQIVSKSNINEIKIQIGEIKIYIKNKKNNFKKNKYHTINKSFFKDHQKENNKKSEVKHKNLVTIRSPIIGTFYRKPHPNKEPFVEVGDIIKIGMKICIIEAMKLFNNVESEVNGKLLKIFVEDATPVDYDQPLFLLETDY, encoded by the coding sequence ATGATTAAATCCCTTATTCAAATAGTTTCTAAATCAAATATAAATGAAATAAAAATTCAAATAGGAGAAATAAAAATTTATATAAAAAATAAAAAAAATAATTTTAAAAAAAATAAATATCATACAATAAATAAATCTTTTTTTAAAGATCATCAAAAAGAAAATAATAAAAAATCAGAAGTAAAACACAAAAATTTAGTTACAATAAGATCTCCTATCATAGGAACATTTTACAGAAAACCTCATCCAAATAAGGAACCTTTTGTCGAAGTAGGAGATATAATTAAAATAGGAATGAAGATCTGTATTATAGAAGCTATGAAATTATTTAATAATGTAGAATCTGAAGTAAATGGAAAATTATTAAAAATTTTTGTAGAAGACGCTACACCTGTTGATTATGATCAACCTTTATTTCTTTTAGAAACTGATTATTAA
- the fbp gene encoding class 1 fructose-bisphosphatase, giving the protein MYTLGEFIIDNKKYFSHSIESLLRLFSAIKLAAKAVHKEVNKAGLTKNIGSSGKTNIQGEQQQKLDFFAHNIFINSLKNRDIVCGIASEESKDFIIINKKENIKDKYIVLIDPLDGSSNIDVNVPIGTIFSVYKSKYNNDFLTIDDFLQNGSKQILAGYIIYGSSTILVYTTGNGVHGFTLDPSIGTFYLSHPDLMFPDENKIYSINDGNYIKFSNGIKKYIKYCQKEKRNGGPYTARYIGSLVGDFHRNMIRGGIYIYPQTSLHPKGKLRLLYECNPIAFITEQAGGKASNGYKRILEIEPIDLHQRTPFICGPMNMVSKLENFIKNYDE; this is encoded by the coding sequence ATGTATACATTAGGAGAATTTATTATAGATAATAAAAAATATTTTTCTCATTCTATTGAGTCATTATTACGTTTATTTAGTGCTATTAAATTAGCAGCTAAGGCGGTTCATAAAGAAGTAAATAAGGCTGGATTAACTAAAAATATTGGTAGTTCAGGAAAAACAAATATTCAAGGAGAACAACAACAAAAATTAGATTTTTTTGCTCATAACATTTTTATAAATTCTTTAAAAAATAGAGATATAGTTTGTGGAATTGCATCGGAAGAGAGTAAAGATTTTATAATAATTAATAAAAAAGAAAATATAAAAGATAAATATATTGTGTTAATAGATCCACTTGATGGTTCCTCTAATATCGATGTAAATGTACCTATTGGTACTATATTTTCAGTATATAAAAGTAAATATAATAATGATTTTTTAACAATAGATGATTTTTTACAAAATGGATCTAAACAAATCCTTGCAGGATATATTATTTATGGATCATCCACTATATTAGTTTATACTACAGGAAATGGCGTACATGGGTTTACTTTGGATCCATCAATTGGTACATTTTATTTATCTCATCCTGATCTAATGTTTCCAGATGAAAATAAAATTTATTCTATTAATGATGGTAATTATATTAAATTTTCTAATGGAATAAAAAAATATATAAAATATTGTCAAAAAGAAAAAAGAAATGGTGGACCATATACAGCAAGATATATAGGGTCTTTAGTAGGAGATTTCCATAGAAATATGATTCGAGGTGGAATATATATTTATCCACAAACATCATTACATCCAAAAGGAAAATTAAGATTATTGTATGAGTGTAATCCTATTGCTTTTATTACAGAACAAGCAGGAGGAAAAGCCAGTAATGGGTATAAAAGAATTTTAGAAATTGAACCTATTGATTTACATCAAAGAACTCCATTTATATGTGGGCCAATGAATATGGTTTCTAAATTAGAGAATTTTATAAAAAATTATGATGAATAA